A single genomic interval of Gossypium raimondii isolate GPD5lz chromosome 11, ASM2569854v1, whole genome shotgun sequence harbors:
- the LOC105789554 gene encoding uncharacterized protein LOC105789554 — MRKRFIPTYYHRELYQKLQSLTQGQRSVEDYYKEMEVAMIRVDVEEDREATMARFLTGLNREIANIVELHHYVEVIDMVHMAIKVEKKLKRKGTSRSFPNTSSTSRWGQGTNKCDMPSQNKEVNGATKFNKPTAEMSKGKMDAQQNRSRDIKCFKCLGRGHIASQCPNRNAMFVRDDGEIESESEQENEAVEQLEEEEEVEQAENGEILVVKRSFTLQGIENEQQCKNIFHTRCQVQEIPSGLPPIRGIKHQIDLVLGAVIPNHPTYRCNPEETKELQKQVNELLEKGYVRESLSPCAVPILLIPKKDGTWRMCVNCRAINKITIKYHHPIPRLDDMLDKLSGASLFSKIDLKSGYHQIRMHEGDEWKTAFKTKHGLYEWLVMPFGLTNTPSTFMRLMNHVLRPFIGRFCIVYFDDILIYSNTLDDHVKHLKAVLEVLIKETLYANLKKCDFCTNRIMFLGFVVSSEGLEVDQEKVKAIQEWPCPTNVSQVRSFHGLASFYRRFVPNFSTLAAPLTGVIPLPNFDKTFELECDASGLGIGAVLMQDGCPIAYFSEKLNGAAAWEDCIPHVEFAYNRAVHSATKLSPYKIVYGFNPLTPLDLMPLPSNQLVHVDGKRKADYIKQLHQRV; from the exons ATGAGAAAACGATTTATTCCGACTTACTATCACCGGGAGTTGTATCAAAAACTCCAAAGTTTAACGCAAGGCCAACGAAGCGTGGAGGATTACTATAAGGAAATGGAAGTGGCTATGATCCGCGTTGATGTGGAGGAAGATCGAGAAGCCACCATGGCTCGATTTCTCACCGGCCTTAACCGTGAAATTGCAAACATTGTGGAACTACACCACTATGTCGAGGTCATTGATATGGTCCATATGGCCATAAAGgttgaaaaaaaactaaagagaaaagGTACGTCACGTTCTTTCCCTAACACTTCTTCTACGTCTAGGTGGGGGCAAGGAACCAACAAATGTGACATGCCGAGTCAGAATAAAGAAGTAAACGGTGCCACCAAGTTCAACAAACCGACTGCCGAAATGAGTAAAGGAAAGATGGATGCCCAACAAAATAGATCCCGAGACATAAAGTGTTTCAAATGTCTTGGAAGGGGCCACATTGCAAGCCAATGTCCAAACCGGAATGCTATGTTTGTTCGAGATGATGGAGAGATTGAGTCTGAAAGTGAACAAGAGAATGAGGCTGTTGAACAACtcgaagaagaggaagaagtcGAACAAGCCGAGAATGGAGAAATCTTGGTTGTGAAAAGAAGTTTTACTCTGCAAGGCATTGAAAATGAACAGCAATGCAAAAATATCTTCCATACCCGATGTCAAGTGCAAG AAATCCCGAGTGGGTTGCCACCTATTCGCGGAATTAAACATCAAATAGATTTGGTGCTTGGAGCCGTGATTCCAAACCATCCTACTTACCGATGCAATCCTGAAGAAACGAAGGAACTACAAAAACAAGTAAATGAACTTCTTGAGAAGGGCTATGTGCGTGAAAGCCTTAGTCCCTGCGCCGTACCTATTTTGCTTATTCCGAAGAAGGATGGAACGTGGAGGATGTGTGTAAACTGCCGtgctataaataaaataaccatcaAATATCATCATCCTATACCGCGATTAGATGATATGCTTGACAAATTGAGTGGCgcaagtctattttcaaaaatcgatCTTAAAAGCGGATATCACCAAATACGGATGCACGAGGGTGATGAGTGGAAGACTGCTTTCAAAACGAAGCATGGGCTTTACGAGTGGCTcgttatgccatttggcttaacaaACACCCCAAGCACATTCATGAGGCTTATGAATCACGTTTTAAGACcttttattggtagattttgcaTAGTATATTTCgatgatatattgatttataGTAATACTTTAGATGACCATGTAAAGCATTTAAAAGCTGTTTTGGAGGTTTTGATAAAAGAGACATTATAtgctaatttgaagaaatgcGATTTTTGTACTAACAGAATTATGTTTTTAGGATTCGTTGTTAGCTCGGAGGGCCTTGAAGTTGATCAAGAGAAGGTCAAGGCGATCCAAGAATGGCCCTGTCCGACGAATGTCTCCCAAGTTCGAAGTTTCCATGGATTAGCAAGCTTTTACCGTCGATTCGTGCCAAACTTCAGCACCTTAGCTGCACCCTTGACTGGGGTCATCC CATTGCCcaattttgataaaactttcGAGTTAGAATGTGATGCATCAGGTTTAGGTATTGGAGCcgtgttgatgcaagatggaTGCCCTATCGCgtattttagtgagaaactcAATGGTGCTGCC GCTTGGGAAGATTGTATACCGCATGTGGAGTTTGCGTATAATCGAGCTGTTCACTCAGCTACCAAACTTTCTCCTTACAAAATTGTTTATGGTTTCAATCCGTTAACACCACTTGATTTGATGCCATTGCCTTCTAACCAACTCGTGCATGTAGATGGAAAACGCAAGGCTGATTACATCAAGCAATTGCACCAACGAGTTTGA
- the LOC128034763 gene encoding uncharacterized protein LOC128034763 gives MARFLAGLNSEIANIVEMQHYVELDDMAHMAIKIERQQRRKASTQANPKKPKPPIVDNGRGKQPMVAPKRSRDIRCFKCLGRGHVASRCPNRRVMLMREDGEIESDSEEDVHELPTKEDEENNLEVVESGQVMEIMVVKRSLNVQQVQDEQQRETIFHTRCKIQDKVCVVIIDSGSCTNVASSVMVDRLGLKTTKHPNPYKLQWLNDGGELKVTKQVVVPFSIGNYKDEVLCDVVSMDATHLLLGRLGEMTRGQCMMVLQIDTLLCMRSNKLEKSKEVAKEKKKMSVYASSREIRKCLSSHQSLFILLFKDHCLLAEFPADLPASIVSLLQEFEDVFPKETPKGLPPLRGIEHQIDFIPGATIPNRPAYRTNPEETKELQRQVTELMDKGYIRESLSPCAVPVLLDDMLDELCGAIIVSKIDLKSGYHQIRMREGDLMENDLQNKASKTLQDHVEHLRAVLQTLREERLYGNEKCVFCLDGLTFLGYIVSAQEKRPVAYFSKKLSGATLNYPVYDKEMYAQIRALETWQHYLLPKEFVIHTDHEALRYITGKDNVVADALSRRYVLLSYLNSHLIGFAYIRELYSDDHDFCDKYNACEKGADGKFSEHDGYLVKESRICIPRGSMCEISIREAHEGGLMGHFGVTKTLHTLKEHLFGLRCAGR, from the exons ATGGCTCGATTTTTGGCAGGTTTAAATTCTGAAATAGCAAACATTGTTGAAATGCAACATTATGTTGAGTTGGATGACATGGCGCATATGGCGATCAAAATTGAGCGACAACAACGTAGAAAAGCTTCTACTCAAG CGAATCCAAAGAAACCAAAGCCTCCCATTGTCGATAATGGACGTGGCAAACAACCAATGGTGGCACCGAAGCGATCAAGAGATATTCGATGCTTTAAGTGCCTTGGTAGAGGACATGTTGCTAGCCGGTGTCCTAATCGGAGGGTTATGTTGATGCGAGAAGATGGAGAGATCGAGTCAGATTCTGAGGAAGATGTACATGAACTCCcgactaaagaagatgaagagaataaCCTAGAAGTTGTTGAATCTGGTCAAGTTATGGAGATCATGGTTGTCAAACGTAGTTTGAATGTGCAACAGGTGCAAGACGAGCAACAACGTGAGACTATCTTTCACACACGATGCAAGATTCAAGATAAGGTATGTGTTGTGATTATTGATAGCGGTAGTTGTACTAATGTTGCTAGTTCAGTGATGGTTGACAGATTAGGTCTTAAGACGACAAAGCATCCGAATCCGTACAAGTTGCAATGGTTGAATGACGGTGGAGAACTTAAAGTGACGAAACAAGTGGTTGTACCATTTTCAATTGGAAACTACAAGGACGAGGTCCTTTGTGATGTTGTGTCGATGGATGCTACTCACCTTCTTTTGGGGCGCCTTGGCGAGATGACAAGAGGGCAATGCATGATGGTTTTACAAATCGATACTCTTTTATGCATGCG ATCAAACAAGCTTGAAAAAAGTAAGGAAgttgcaaaggagaagaaaaagatgagcgTATATGCAAGCAGTCGAGAAATCAGGAAATGTCTTTCCTCTCACCaatccttgtttattttattgtttaaagaTCATTGTTTATTGGCTGAGTTCCCTGCTGATTTGCCTGCATCGATTGTGTCCCTTTTGCAAGAGTTTGAGGATGTGTTTCCGAAAGAAACACCGAAGGGATTACCACCTCTTCGTGGCATTGAGCACCAGATTGATTTCATTCCAGGTGCTACCATTCCAAATCGACCAGCTTATCGTACTAACCCTGAAGAGACGAAAGAGCTTCAAAGGCAAGTTACAGAATTGATGGACAAGGGTTATATTCGAGAAAGTCTGAGTCCATGTGCTGTTCCGGTATT acttgatgacatgttggacGAGCTTTGCGGAGCCATCATCGTCTCCAAAATAGACTTGAAGAGTGGATATCATCAGATTCGCATGCGAGAAGGCGATTTAATGGAAAATGACCTTCAAAACAAAGCTAG CAAGACTTTGCAGGATCACGTAGAACATCTGAGAGCTGTATTGCAGACTTTGAGAGAAGAAAGATTGTATGGTAACGAGAAATGTGTGTTTTGTCTTGATGGACTTACATTTCTTGGTTACATTGTGAGTGCACAG GAAAAGAGGCCCGTTGCATATTTTAGCAAGAAACTGAGTGGAGCAACATTGAATTATCCGGTTTATGATAAAGAGATGTATGCACAGATTCGGGCATTGGAGACATGGCAGCATTACTTGTTGCCTAAGGAGTTTGTGATCCACACTGACCACGAGGCTTTACGATATATCACAG ggaaagataatGTCGTTGCTGATGCATTATCACGCAGATATGTACTATTGAGTTATCTTAATTCACATTTGATTGGATTTGCATATATTCGAGAGTTATACTCTGATGATCATGATTTTTGCGATAAGTATAATGCTTGTGAGAAAGGTGCGGATGGAAAATTCTCTGAGCATGATGGATATCTTGTCAAAGAAAGCAGGATATGCATTCCACGAGGTTCAATGTGTGAAATATCGATCCGTGAAGCACATGAAGGTGGATTGATGGGTCATTTTGGGGTCACTAAAACATTACACACCTTAAAAGAGCATCTTTTCGGCCTAAGATGCGCCGGACGTTGA